In Acyrthosiphon pisum isolate AL4f unplaced genomic scaffold, pea_aphid_22Mar2018_4r6ur Scaffold_21222;HRSCAF=23354, whole genome shotgun sequence, the genomic stretch tttactctTTTGAGAGATGAAAAAAATCTTTCATTTGAAGCAATGGATATTGGTAGGTAgtgtttttattaatgaaataatttttaaagtttcgcTGAACGCTTCAGGATAATCTTTAAGACATAATGCTATAGTGTCtaaatttatatcatgtttatttgttaataacgTTTTAGCGGACGGAAATTctgaatcaattttaattttgttgaattgaaaataactataatgGTTTATGAATGATGATATGTATGGACTTTCAGGATTGAAAAAATTATCGCTAGAACCGtctaaaacttcaaataacttaaaaaaatctgtaGCTTGTTGGGAAAATCTCTCATCCAGTTGCAAAACAAacctgaaaataattataatttataactaacaaGCAAAGCATATTAAGAGTTAACCAAATTACAtactaatcaaatattttttaatcagtgTACTTGAGTAatactctaaaataataatatacttatattagtatacttagtactatagtactaataatacttgaaaaaatattgaaatattttaaattactttacactaaataattatttttaagcaaagCAGATGTTACTGATTTGCAAATGACTGAATTATTCAAGTTAAATGttggtaaaatgtattaaaataaatatattatacctataaaagcAATTGCAATTAGCAATTAgccagtattaattatatttaaaaatgttataaaataaaaactttctaACACTGCATATTatagatgattttaaaattaaagtttttaccTGTCTAtgacattaaacaaaacatcagtttatacatttttcccaTTATGTTTTGCTTGCTTAGTTTCAGTTTGACCTAAagtacacattataaaaaagtcttcaaatttttttgatgattcatatttttttctgaggCGAATATTTCTTTCTTCTTCCTTTTCTATGGTTACTTTGTTCTTTAAAGCACATATTTTTGCTTTATTATGAATAGATATAACATTTTCATCAGATCTTAGATTTATTAGCTGATTTTTTGTTGAATTGACTAGATTTATAGctttaggtaataaaattgtAGAACATTGAAGTTGACATGATACACAATGAATAGTGTTCAAAAGCTGttccataatatacaaaattaaaataaaccgaAATGTTGATATTTCTTCAAGTAAACCTATAGCTTTGGCTGCTTGATCATCTTgaactgttaatatttttaaaaaatctttaatttcACTATATcgcatttgaattttttttagagatgAATGCCAATAGGACCACCAAGTTTCTACCAGAcgttctaaatttatttattttagtttcttgTCTCtttgaattttcataaataactcATAACGTGTGTGCccattcattaaatatttatacagtgaTTGAACTGTGTCAAAAAAgtcaactacaatattattattttgaattgtatgCACCAAACATAGGTTAAGACGGTGAGCATGACAGTGAATATAGATAGCATGTGGCACAATATCTAATATTCTTTTTTGAACCCCTGAAAATAGTCCACTCATAACTGATGCCCCGTCATAACACTGAGctacacatttttgtatatctAACTTATTATTAGCAGCAATATTAAGAATTTCTTGACTTAAAGTATAGGCATCACATTTCTTCATGTGATAGCAACCAATAGCTTTTTCATGGATATTTAAGTTGCCATCAACAAAtctaatgataaatgataactgCTCCTTTTTGCTTGCGTTTTTTGTTTCATCAAAAAGTATGGAATAAGCTCCAGTAAAagccatttttttaataatatttttcctggTACTAGAAGCTATAGTtttgattaaatcattttgGTAATCCGGTGAAGTGTAATGACCATATCTAGCAGATAATTTAGTCATAGTTTCAGGATCAGTAAACATATTTAACAACTCAATAAAATTTCCACAATTGGTTGACTCACCAGATTCATCATGTCCCCTAAAGAGAAGGCCTTGCTTTGATAAAAATAGTGTggcttttaacaataaaataatatgtttaggattgtcttaaatatatttttttcgggATGTGATAAGtgaatttgcaacagatgtatcattcttttttacatttaaaaacattgcatatttttcattgtttagtTTATGTTTTTCACTATCCATATGTTTATTAAACGactcggttaggttaggtcctCCAACAGTTAAaacctttatttataaatgtgctatcaacttttaaattagtattcacAGTGAAGTGGCGACATATAAAGCAATACaccatatcatttttaattgaatattcaatccaattaaagattttataatacttagaaCTAAATGATCTATTTACACTATTCCTGggataaatacataaatttggTTGTACTGTATCTTCATACTTTGAATTTGATGTATCCAAAACTTACATTGATTAGAAAGCTGATAAgccaaaaatatacaaaaactttaaaaaaatatatattttatattacctatatggctatataatatgaaaatataatgtataagttaatCATGACGGTgcattggagtattaatggcgggccaattgttaatattttttaagttagtggtgcctttgcaccccccccccccccaaatgacgcccctgcttGTATGTGATTCTAAAATAATGCTTATGGGAGAcactaacaaaaacaaaaaatttaattgtaatattgacCTAATTGTAGAGCATTCAATAACAAGGTACATGAGACCAATAATTGGTGTCATTCTACATAATATGCAAACTATGTAAAATAAGGCCATTTAGTGTCATCCGCAGTGAATGTGTAAACTAAGAAATAgtctgaataataaaatattttaataaataactataatacctCAATATTTGTTTAGTCCATCAACCAAGGGCCAGATAAGCATGCATCaccaaataatgaattaaaaaaagaatctgTAATTGAATCAGCAGAAGTTGATGTCTCTGGAGGAATTCAAGATGAgaatgataacaaaaataatatagaagtgcacaataaaaataagattcCTAAACAGATAATTGATCAAGTTGCAGCTGAAATGGAATATACTTGCTGAAAAACTTGGTTACCAGCAAGATAAGGTAACATTGTATACAtgtttaattatgaatataattattatggtttcttaaaagtattaagacttagtttttacttattaattttaattcaatgaaaattataatttataaaattatgctgAAATGTATATGATGTGTATCATCGATGTTGGGTATCagactattatagtattgtacgtTTTGATGGAAgttagtttcaataatatacggTAATTAAATGTGCTTCCTTTTGTCTTCATTGTCATTGACGTAATTTCCCCCTAAAACAGTTGATTAAACCAAAGCTAATAGAATATATCtagtactaatatattttttaatcttaataattattttttagatcgAGTTggtgaaaacaataaaaactacaTCTTTAGATCAAGCCATATATTTACTTGAAGTGTGGGTTGAAGATACAGAAAATCACAAGTCTGTAAACCTTATTTATATTCTAGAAGAAAAGCAATTAATTGAAGCAGCTAATATCCTTAAGtcttaacatacaatttaaattttataatattgtatactaaatatttagtacattcaaaataattttgttttatttttttttaaatctattttttatataaaaatagttctaAGGTAAG encodes the following:
- the LOC115034836 gene encoding zinc finger MYM-type protein 1-like produces the protein MFTDPETMTKLSARYGHYTSPDYQNDLIKTIASSTRKNIIKKMAFTGAYSILFDETKNASKKEQLSFIIRFVDGNLNIHEKAIGCYHMKKCDAYTLSQEILNIAANNKLDIQKCVAQCYDGASVMSGLFSGVQKRILDIVPHAIYIHCHAHRLNLCLVHTIQNNNIVVDFFDTVQSLYKYLMNGHTRYELFMKIQRDKKLK